In Spodoptera frugiperda isolate SF20-4 chromosome 13, AGI-APGP_CSIRO_Sfru_2.0, whole genome shotgun sequence, the following are encoded in one genomic region:
- the LOC118270374 gene encoding ER membrane protein complex subunit 6, giving the protein MSVAKVTKDNNKSEPVAYSDAALRNNAVVVEYCRTSMAALSGSTAGVLGLTGLYGFAFYVFAVVSLWVMFMVKTGPNWNKYYVSRQSLLTNGFFGALFTYVLFWTFIYGMVHVY; this is encoded by the exons ATGTCTGTGGCTAAAGTGACTAAGGATAACAATAAGTCTGAGCCCGTGGCGTACAGTGACGCTGCGTTGAGAAACAATGCCGTGGTTGTAGAATATTGCAGAACATCCATGGCTGCATTGTCGGGATCCACTGCAG GTGTACTAGGACTCACAGGTCTCTACGGCTTCGCCTTCTACGTGTTTGCAGTCGTTAGTCTATGGGTGATGTTTATGGTAAAGACAGGGCCGAACTGGAACAAATATTATGTCTCCAGACAAAGTTTATTGACCAACGGATTCTTCGGAGCTTTATTCACTTATGTACTATTTTGGACCTTTATTTACGGAATGGTACATGTATATTAA